A window of Streptomyces armeniacus contains these coding sequences:
- a CDS encoding GcvT family protein: MAAQPRIVIIGAGIVGCGLADELTERGLTDVTVLDQGPLFATGGSSSHAPGLVFQTNPSKTMTEFAQYTLRKFAGLSLDGAWCLRQLGSLEVAGSPERWADLKRKHGWATSWGTEGRLLAPEECADLHPLLDPGRVYGGLHVPSDGLAKAVRAGEAQARRATARGARFVPHQEVTAIEQEHGRVTAVRAGEARFPADIVVSAAGFWGPKIGRMVGMTVPLVPLAHQYAKTGPLDVLRGVNDELSEAGLPILRHQDHDLYFREHGDRIGIGYYGHRPMPVSLDDVLAPDEAPDMPSMLPFTEDDFAPAWRESVRLLPDLAGTEVRDGMNGLFSFTPDGLPLMGEHPELAGFWLAEAVWVTHSAGVARAMAEWLADGRPGTDVHECDLNRFEDVQLTPDYIRERGCQNFAEVYDIIHPLQPMERPRPLRVSPFHVRQRELGAYFLEASGWERPHWYEANAALLDSGLLDGTEIPERDEWSARHWSPIAAAEAKATRERVALYDMTALKRIEVTGPGALAFLQYLTTNNLAKKPGAVTYTLLLDESGGVRSDLTVARLSRDRFQVGANGNLDVDWFQRRLPADGSVQIRDITPGTCCIGVWGPLARALVQPLTRDDFGHKAFGYFRNRRTSIGNVPVTAMRLSYVGELGWELYTTADAGLKLWDTLWEAGQEHGVIAGGRSAFNSLRLEKGYRAWGTDMTTEHDPYEAGVGFAVRMDKEGGFVGRESLEGRSEQTVRRRLTCLTVDDPARTVLGSEPVHVDGAPAGYVTSAAFGYTVGTTVAYAWLPAAASVPGTPVIIEYFGEKVPATVAAEPLFDPAMDRIRC; the protein is encoded by the coding sequence ATGGCGGCACAACCCCGCATCGTCATCATCGGAGCCGGCATAGTCGGCTGCGGGCTCGCCGACGAGCTCACCGAACGCGGTCTCACCGATGTCACCGTGCTCGATCAGGGCCCCCTGTTCGCGACCGGCGGCTCCAGCTCGCACGCTCCCGGACTCGTCTTCCAGACCAACCCGTCGAAGACGATGACCGAGTTCGCGCAGTACACGCTCCGCAAGTTCGCCGGCCTGTCCCTGGACGGCGCCTGGTGCCTGCGGCAGCTGGGCTCGCTCGAGGTCGCCGGCTCCCCCGAACGCTGGGCGGACCTCAAGCGCAAGCACGGCTGGGCGACTTCGTGGGGCACCGAGGGCCGGCTGCTCGCCCCCGAGGAGTGCGCCGACCTGCACCCGCTGCTGGACCCCGGCCGCGTGTACGGCGGCCTGCACGTGCCGAGTGACGGGCTGGCCAAGGCCGTACGCGCGGGCGAGGCGCAGGCGCGCCGGGCGACCGCGCGGGGCGCGCGGTTCGTGCCGCACCAGGAGGTGACCGCGATCGAGCAGGAGCACGGCCGGGTCACCGCCGTACGCGCGGGCGAGGCGCGGTTCCCCGCCGACATCGTGGTCTCGGCCGCGGGCTTCTGGGGGCCGAAGATCGGCCGGATGGTCGGCATGACCGTGCCGCTGGTCCCGCTGGCGCACCAGTACGCCAAGACCGGCCCGCTGGACGTCCTCCGCGGCGTCAACGACGAGCTGAGCGAGGCCGGGCTGCCGATCCTGCGGCACCAGGACCACGACCTGTACTTCCGCGAGCACGGCGACCGCATCGGCATCGGCTACTACGGCCACCGCCCGATGCCCGTCTCCCTCGACGACGTGCTCGCACCGGACGAGGCGCCGGACATGCCGTCGATGCTGCCGTTCACCGAGGACGACTTCGCCCCGGCCTGGCGGGAGAGCGTACGGCTGCTGCCCGACCTCGCGGGCACCGAGGTGCGGGACGGCATGAACGGGCTGTTCTCCTTCACGCCCGACGGCCTGCCGCTGATGGGCGAGCACCCCGAGCTGGCCGGGTTCTGGCTGGCCGAGGCGGTCTGGGTGACCCACTCCGCGGGCGTCGCCCGCGCGATGGCCGAGTGGCTGGCCGACGGCCGGCCCGGCACCGACGTGCACGAGTGCGACCTGAACCGCTTCGAGGACGTACAGCTGACGCCCGACTACATCCGCGAGCGCGGCTGCCAGAACTTCGCCGAGGTCTACGACATCATCCACCCGCTCCAGCCGATGGAGCGCCCGCGCCCGCTGCGCGTCAGCCCGTTCCACGTACGGCAGCGGGAGCTGGGCGCGTACTTCCTGGAGGCGTCCGGCTGGGAGCGCCCGCACTGGTACGAGGCGAACGCCGCGCTCCTCGACTCCGGCCTGCTCGACGGCACGGAGATCCCAGAGCGCGACGAGTGGTCCGCCCGCCACTGGTCGCCGATCGCCGCGGCGGAGGCGAAGGCCACGCGGGAGCGCGTGGCGCTGTACGACATGACCGCGCTCAAGCGGATCGAGGTCACCGGGCCGGGCGCGCTGGCGTTCCTGCAGTACCTCACCACCAACAACCTGGCCAAGAAGCCGGGCGCCGTCACGTACACCCTGCTGCTCGACGAGTCCGGCGGCGTCCGCAGCGACCTGACCGTGGCGCGGCTGTCCCGCGACCGGTTCCAGGTGGGCGCCAACGGCAACCTCGACGTGGACTGGTTCCAGCGCAGGCTGCCCGCCGACGGCAGCGTCCAGATCCGCGACATCACGCCCGGCACCTGCTGCATCGGCGTGTGGGGCCCGCTGGCGCGCGCCCTCGTACAGCCGCTGACCCGCGACGACTTCGGGCACAAGGCGTTCGGCTACTTCCGCAATCGGCGCACGTCCATCGGCAACGTGCCGGTCACCGCGATGCGCCTGAGCTACGTCGGTGAGCTGGGCTGGGAGCTGTACACGACGGCCGACGCCGGGCTGAAGCTGTGGGACACGCTGTGGGAGGCCGGCCAGGAGCACGGCGTGATCGCGGGCGGCCGCAGCGCGTTCAACAGCCTGCGCCTGGAGAAGGGCTACCGGGCCTGGGGCACCGACATGACCACCGAGCACGACCCGTACGAGGCGGGCGTCGGCTTCGCCGTCCGGATGGACAAGGAGGGCGGCTTCGTCGGCCGCGAGTCCCTGGAGGGCCGCAGCGAGCAGACCGTACGCCGCCGGCTCACCTGCCTCACCGTGGACGACCCGGCCCGTACGGTGCTCGGCAGCGAGCCGGTGCACGTCGACGGGGCGCCCGCGGGGTACGTGACGAGCGCCGCGTTCGGCTACACGGTCGGCACGACCGTCGCGTACGCCTGGCTGCCCGCGGCGGCGTCGGTGCCCGGAACGCCCGTGATCATCGAGTACTTCGGCGAGAAGGTCCCCGCCACGGTGGCGGCGGAGCCGCTGTTCGACCCGGCGATGGACCGCATCCGGTGCTGA
- a CDS encoding aromatic ring-hydroxylating oxygenase subunit alpha translates to MTTTTGITPASPNGSAGARVLPDSLMPTLPGHHYTDPGIFAREQRYLFEQMWFCAVRSADLGRPGAFRTVPVGGESVLVTRSRGGAVRAFLNICRHRGAKLCTEPEGEVKRSFQCPYHAWTYDLDGKLIAAPNLTSMPDIDRTEHGLVRVHVREWLGYVWVCLADEPPSFEDDVIGAVSERLGDAGAVDRYAVDSLELGRRVTYDVRANWKLIIENFMECYHCATIHPELTEVLPEFADGFAAQYYVGHGAEFGHDVSGFTVDGGDGLDPIPGIGTDQDRRYYAITVRPQVFLNLVPDHVIVHRMYPTAVDRTRVECDWLYLPQVVAEGRDLSRSVELFHRVNEQDFAACERCHVMMGSRAYRHGGVLVPSEHHIGEFHAWVRERCGTDEAG, encoded by the coding sequence ATGACCACCACCACCGGTATCACCCCCGCTTCCCCCAACGGCTCCGCCGGCGCGCGTGTGCTGCCGGACAGCCTCATGCCGACCCTGCCCGGACACCACTACACCGACCCCGGGATCTTCGCGCGCGAACAGCGGTACCTGTTCGAGCAGATGTGGTTCTGCGCCGTACGCTCCGCCGACCTCGGCCGCCCCGGCGCGTTCCGTACGGTGCCCGTCGGCGGCGAGAGCGTGCTCGTCACCCGGTCCCGCGGCGGCGCCGTGCGCGCGTTCCTCAACATCTGCCGGCACCGCGGCGCCAAGCTGTGCACCGAGCCCGAGGGCGAGGTCAAGCGCAGCTTCCAGTGCCCGTACCACGCCTGGACCTACGACCTCGACGGCAAGCTGATCGCCGCCCCCAACCTGACGAGCATGCCGGACATCGACCGCACCGAGCACGGCCTGGTACGGGTCCACGTACGGGAGTGGCTCGGCTACGTCTGGGTCTGCCTCGCCGACGAGCCGCCCTCCTTCGAGGACGACGTGATCGGCGCCGTCAGCGAACGGCTCGGCGACGCAGGCGCCGTCGACCGCTACGCCGTCGACTCGCTGGAGCTGGGCCGCCGCGTCACCTACGACGTACGGGCCAACTGGAAGCTGATCATCGAGAACTTCATGGAGTGCTACCACTGCGCCACGATCCACCCCGAACTGACCGAGGTGCTGCCCGAGTTCGCGGACGGCTTCGCCGCGCAGTACTACGTCGGCCACGGCGCGGAGTTCGGGCACGACGTCAGCGGCTTCACCGTGGACGGCGGCGACGGCCTCGACCCCATCCCGGGCATCGGCACGGACCAGGACCGCCGCTACTACGCCATCACCGTCAGGCCGCAGGTGTTCCTGAACCTCGTGCCCGACCACGTCATCGTGCACCGCATGTATCCGACGGCGGTGGACCGTACGCGCGTCGAGTGCGACTGGCTGTACCTCCCGCAGGTCGTGGCCGAGGGGCGGGACCTGTCGCGCTCCGTCGAGCTGTTCCACCGTGTCAACGAGCAGGACTTCGCCGCCTGCGAGCGCTGCCACGTGATGATGGGGTCCCGCGCCTACCGGCACGGCGGCGTCCTCGTCCCCAGCGAGCACCACATCGGCGAGTTCCACGCGTGGGTGCGGGAGCGCTGCGGCACGGACGAGGCGGGCTGA
- a CDS encoding cytochrome P450, protein MRSTVRARHLSTADTLNVALRVLAPTVAEGPVLRRPRAMALAERFRWDRRAVDLLERLRERYGAGVLACSLGGRRVALVLDPDEAQRVLRETPVPFSPATAEKRGALRRFQPHGSLVTEPGGLRTARRRLNEAALQPDEPFHRAAARIQTAVYEELSAAARDAAAGRFGHAGDGGDGGDGGDGGDGEAHGAGLLDWAGFEAAWWRAVRRTVFGDAARDDTELTSLLGRLRQAGNWSLFAPQHRAVRDRFLQRLRERAARADPDSLAGSLPPKPPGPPDSYGPGELDPYGQVAHWLFAFDAAGMAVFRALAVLATHPYQRERAHHEADPADGTGDAADGTGGAPRELAFLRTCVLDSVRLWPTTPLLLRETTHAARCGDAVLPPGTLVLLYTPYLHRGEPAEPYGDRFAPELWRDGGAAAWPGMVPFSDGPGRCPGRDVVLLTSATALAALLAGHGLALDSPVRPVPERPLPATLDHFALRFAVRPR, encoded by the coding sequence GTGCGGAGCACGGTACGGGCGCGGCACCTCAGCACGGCCGACACCCTGAACGTCGCGCTGCGCGTGCTGGCGCCCACCGTCGCCGAGGGGCCGGTGCTGCGCCGGCCCCGTGCGATGGCGCTCGCCGAGCGGTTCCGGTGGGACCGGCGGGCGGTGGACCTGCTGGAGCGGCTGCGCGAACGGTACGGGGCCGGGGTGCTGGCCTGCTCGCTCGGCGGCCGGCGCGTGGCGCTCGTACTCGACCCGGACGAGGCGCAGCGCGTCCTGCGCGAGACGCCGGTGCCGTTCAGCCCGGCGACCGCGGAGAAGCGCGGGGCACTGCGGCGGTTCCAGCCGCACGGCTCCCTCGTCACCGAGCCGGGCGGGCTGCGTACGGCGCGGCGCCGGCTGAACGAGGCGGCGCTGCAGCCGGACGAGCCGTTCCACCGGGCGGCGGCCCGCATCCAGACGGCGGTGTACGAGGAGCTGTCCGCGGCGGCGCGGGACGCGGCGGCCGGGCGCTTCGGGCACGCCGGGGACGGCGGGGACGGCGGGGACGGCGGGGACGGCGGGGACGGCGAGGCGCACGGTGCCGGGCTGCTCGACTGGGCCGGTTTCGAGGCCGCGTGGTGGCGTGCCGTACGGCGGACCGTGTTCGGCGACGCCGCGCGGGACGACACCGAACTGACCTCTCTGCTGGGCCGGTTGCGCCAGGCCGGCAACTGGTCGCTGTTCGCGCCGCAGCACCGCGCCGTACGCGACCGCTTCCTGCAACGTCTGCGGGAACGCGCCGCGCGCGCCGACCCGGACAGCCTGGCGGGCTCGCTGCCGCCGAAGCCGCCGGGCCCGCCGGACTCCTACGGGCCCGGCGAGCTGGACCCGTACGGGCAGGTGGCGCACTGGCTGTTCGCGTTCGACGCCGCGGGCATGGCCGTGTTCCGCGCGCTGGCCGTGCTGGCGACCCACCCGTACCAGCGCGAACGCGCCCATCACGAAGCCGACCCGGCGGACGGCACCGGCGACGCGGCGGACGGCACCGGCGGCGCCCCGCGGGAGCTGGCGTTCCTGCGTACGTGCGTGCTGGACTCCGTACGGCTGTGGCCCACGACGCCGCTGCTGCTGCGCGAGACCACGCACGCCGCGCGGTGCGGCGACGCGGTGCTGCCGCCGGGCACGCTGGTGCTGCTGTACACGCCGTACCTGCACCGGGGCGAACCGGCCGAGCCGTACGGCGACCGGTTCGCGCCCGAGCTGTGGCGGGACGGCGGGGCCGCCGCCTGGCCCGGCATGGTCCCCTTCAGCGACGGGCCCGGCCGCTGCCCCGGCCGCGACGTGGTGCTGCTGACCTCCGCGACGGCGCTCGCCGCGCTGCTGGCGGGGCACGGCCTCGCGCTGGACTCCCCCGTGCGGCCCGTGCCGGAGCGCCCGCTGCCGGCGACGCTCGACCACTTCGCGCTGCGGTTCGCCGTACGGCCGCGCTGA
- a CDS encoding plasmid stabilization protein translates to MPQGATAKQERQYEHIKEGAKKRGASTGRAKEIASRTVNKERAQKGEASRRSRTSVKDKPAPVRGGERSHRGSVSPTRDQLYNEAKQRGVEGRSKMNKQQLQRALGK, encoded by the coding sequence ATGCCGCAAGGTGCGACCGCCAAGCAGGAACGGCAGTACGAGCACATCAAGGAAGGCGCGAAGAAACGGGGCGCCTCGACCGGCCGCGCGAAGGAGATCGCGTCGCGCACCGTGAACAAGGAGCGGGCCCAGAAGGGTGAGGCCAGCCGCAGGAGCCGCACCTCCGTCAAGGACAAGCCCGCGCCCGTACGCGGCGGCGAGCGCTCGCACCGCGGGTCGGTCAGCCCGACGCGCGACCAGCTGTACAACGAGGCGAAGCAGCGCGGCGTCGAGGGCCGCTCGAAGATGAACAAGCAGCAACTGCAGCGCGCCCTGGGCAAATGA
- a CDS encoding aminotransferase class I/II-fold pyridoxal phosphate-dependent enzyme, with product MDHSRAPVLDALRRYHEQGDTPFTPPGHKQARGADPRVREVLGDAVFRSDVLAINGLDDRLSSGSVLEEAHRLMADAVHADRTYFSTCGSSLSVKAAMLAVAGPYEKLLVGRDAHKSVVAGLVLSGVLPVWVPPRHDPERHLAHPPAAEAFAAAFDDHPDARGALVTSPTPYGTCADLAATAEVCHRYGRPLLVDEAWGAHLPFHPALPSWAMDAGADVCVTSIHKMGSGLEQGSVFHLQGGLVDPTVLAHRADLLGTTSPSVLIYAGLDGWRRQMAEDGERLLAGALLLASDVRRSAEEIDGLHVNGWDEFTGPRRAADLDPLQVVIDVAELPLNGYQAADWLRQRHRVNLHLADHRRVSAQLTHADDEETADRLLAGLRDLVRHAHEFPAAPAVPVPTPRELDLEQVLSPRDAVFGTTEDVPAGKAPGRIAAEMLTPYPPGIPAALPGERLTEPVLRYLTSGVAAGMNVPDAADPALGTVRVAVEDGRGPSAD from the coding sequence ATGGACCACTCGCGCGCACCCGTACTCGACGCCCTGCGCCGCTACCACGAGCAGGGCGACACCCCCTTCACCCCGCCCGGCCACAAGCAGGCCCGGGGCGCCGACCCCCGGGTACGGGAGGTGCTCGGGGACGCGGTGTTCCGGTCCGACGTGCTGGCGATCAACGGGCTGGACGACCGGCTGTCCTCCGGCAGCGTGCTGGAGGAGGCGCACCGGCTGATGGCCGACGCCGTGCACGCGGACCGTACGTACTTCTCCACGTGCGGCAGCTCGCTGTCCGTGAAGGCCGCGATGCTGGCCGTCGCGGGCCCGTACGAGAAGCTGCTGGTGGGCCGGGACGCGCACAAGTCGGTCGTGGCGGGGCTGGTGCTGTCCGGTGTGCTGCCCGTCTGGGTGCCGCCGCGGCACGACCCGGAGCGGCATCTCGCGCACCCGCCGGCGGCGGAGGCGTTCGCGGCGGCGTTCGACGACCATCCGGACGCGCGCGGCGCCCTGGTGACCAGCCCCACCCCGTACGGCACCTGCGCCGACCTGGCCGCCACGGCGGAGGTGTGCCACCGGTACGGGCGCCCGCTCCTCGTGGACGAGGCGTGGGGCGCGCACCTGCCCTTCCACCCCGCGCTGCCGAGCTGGGCGATGGACGCGGGCGCCGACGTGTGCGTGACGAGCATCCACAAGATGGGCAGCGGCCTGGAGCAGGGCTCCGTCTTCCATCTGCAGGGCGGGCTGGTGGACCCGACGGTGCTCGCGCACCGCGCCGATCTGCTGGGGACGACCAGCCCGTCGGTGCTGATCTACGCCGGGCTCGACGGCTGGCGGCGGCAGATGGCGGAGGACGGCGAACGGCTGCTGGCCGGGGCGCTGCTGCTGGCCTCGGACGTACGGCGGTCGGCCGAGGAGATCGACGGGCTGCACGTGAACGGGTGGGACGAGTTCACGGGCCCGCGGCGGGCGGCGGACCTCGATCCGCTGCAAGTCGTCATCGACGTCGCCGAGTTGCCGCTGAACGGCTACCAGGCCGCGGACTGGCTGCGGCAGCGGCACCGTGTGAACCTCCATCTCGCCGACCACCGGCGGGTCAGCGCCCAGCTGACGCACGCCGACGACGAGGAGACCGCCGACCGGCTCCTCGCGGGACTGCGTGATCTCGTCCGGCACGCGCACGAGTTCCCCGCCGCGCCCGCCGTGCCGGTGCCGACGCCCCGCGAACTCGACCTGGAGCAGGTGCTGTCGCCGCGCGACGCGGTCTTCGGCACCACCGAGGACGTGCCCGCCGGGAAGGCGCCCGGGCGGATCGCCGCCGAGATGCTGACGCCGTACCCGCCGGGCATCCCGGCGGCGCTGCCCGGCGAACGCCTCACCGAGCCGGTGCTCCGCTATCTGACCTCGGGTGTCGCGGCCGGCATGAACGTGCCGGACGCGGCGGACCCGGCGCTGGGCACCGTACGGGTGGCGGTGGAGGACGGGCGGGGGCCGTCGGCCGACTGA
- a CDS encoding HAD family hydrolase, which translates to MAHSGGPRRAALFDVDGTLVDTNYLHAVTWWEAFRQAGHTVPMPDIHRAVGMGGDRLIVHLLGPDRDRSQDGAVSAAHTALYAAYFPKLAPLPGAADLLRALAERGWRVVLASSAGGAELAAMRAAVDADDVIAGATSGDDVDATKPAPDLVRAAVRLSGLPASQALFVGDTVWDMRACGAAGVRCLGLLSGGIPRADLEAAGAAAVYEGLADLLAQLRRGTAMTGA; encoded by the coding sequence ATGGCACACTCCGGCGGACCCCGGCGCGCGGCGCTCTTCGACGTCGACGGCACCCTCGTGGACACCAACTACCTGCACGCCGTGACCTGGTGGGAGGCGTTCCGGCAGGCCGGGCACACCGTTCCGATGCCGGACATCCACCGCGCCGTCGGCATGGGCGGCGACCGGCTGATCGTGCACCTGCTGGGCCCGGACCGCGACCGTTCGCAGGACGGCGCCGTCAGCGCGGCGCACACCGCGCTGTACGCCGCGTACTTCCCGAAGCTTGCCCCGCTGCCCGGCGCCGCCGACCTGCTGCGTGCCCTGGCGGAACGCGGCTGGCGCGTCGTCCTCGCCAGCTCCGCCGGCGGCGCCGAACTCGCCGCGATGCGCGCGGCGGTCGACGCCGACGACGTCATCGCCGGCGCCACGAGCGGCGACGACGTGGACGCGACCAAGCCGGCACCCGACCTCGTACGGGCGGCCGTACGGCTCTCCGGACTCCCCGCATCGCAGGCGCTGTTCGTCGGCGACACCGTCTGGGACATGCGCGCCTGCGGCGCGGCCGGGGTGCGCTGCCTCGGCCTGCTGTCCGGCGGCATACCGAGGGCCGACCTGGAGGCGGCGGGCGCGGCCGCCGTGTACGAGGGCCTCGCCGACCTGCTGGCACAGCTGCGCCGCGGTACGGCGATGACGGGCGCCTGA
- a CDS encoding right-handed parallel beta-helix repeat-containing protein, producing MKRTQLRRRLITGIPVAGLLAVALVPLTAAADDPGGRTADRGRGTAAAPGAQAAQSGADLPYTEYEAEAGTYEGTLLEADSKRTFGHTNFGSESSGRQSVRLDGTGQFVEFTSTDAANSIVVRNSIPDAPNGGGTEATISLYVNDTFVQKLDLSSKHSWLYGNTDDPEGLTNTPGADARRLFDESHALLPESYPAGSTFRLQRDEGDDAEFHVIDLVDLEQVAPPAEKPAECTSIEEYGAVPDDGEDDTAALQKAVTDDQNGTIECVWVPAGQWRQEQKILTDDPQDRGEYNQVGIRDVTVRGAGMWHSQFHTETPPHEADGINHPHEGNFGFDIDANTRISDIAIFGSGTIRGGDGGAEGGVGLNGRFGKGTKISNVWIEHANVGVWAGRDHSNIPELWGPGDGLEFSGMRIRNTYADGINFTNGTRNSSVTNSSFRTTGDDALAVWASRYVKDPATDIGHDNTFRDNTIQLPWRANGIAIYGGYGNKAENNLIADTANYPGIMLATDHDPLPFSGETVLAGNTLQRCGGAFWGEAQEFGAITLFAASGDIPGVTIRDTEIHDSTYDGIQFKSGGGAVPDAAISNVVIDKSNNGAGILAHGGARGSATLTDVTITDSAEGDVVVEPGSQFVINGAP from the coding sequence ATGAAAAGGACGCAACTCAGACGGCGGCTGATCACCGGCATCCCCGTGGCCGGCCTGCTCGCCGTCGCGCTCGTGCCCCTCACCGCCGCGGCCGACGACCCCGGCGGCCGCACCGCAGACCGCGGAAGGGGCACGGCCGCCGCACCCGGCGCGCAAGCCGCCCAGAGCGGGGCGGACCTCCCGTACACCGAATACGAGGCGGAGGCCGGCACGTACGAGGGCACCCTGCTGGAGGCCGACTCGAAGCGGACGTTCGGGCACACCAACTTCGGCAGCGAGTCGTCCGGGCGGCAGTCCGTACGGCTGGACGGCACCGGGCAGTTCGTGGAGTTCACCTCCACCGACGCCGCGAACTCGATCGTCGTGCGCAACTCCATCCCCGACGCGCCGAACGGCGGCGGCACCGAGGCCACCATCAGCCTCTACGTCAACGACACGTTCGTGCAGAAGCTCGACCTGTCCTCCAAGCACAGCTGGCTGTACGGCAACACCGACGACCCCGAGGGGCTGACGAACACGCCGGGGGCCGACGCCCGGCGGCTGTTCGACGAGTCGCACGCGCTGCTGCCGGAGAGCTACCCGGCCGGCAGCACGTTCCGGCTCCAGCGCGACGAGGGCGACGACGCCGAGTTCCACGTCATCGACCTGGTCGACCTGGAGCAGGTGGCGCCGCCCGCGGAGAAGCCCGCCGAATGCACCTCGATCGAGGAGTACGGCGCGGTGCCCGACGACGGCGAGGACGACACGGCCGCCCTCCAGAAGGCTGTGACGGACGACCAGAACGGCACCATCGAGTGCGTGTGGGTGCCCGCCGGGCAGTGGCGGCAGGAGCAGAAGATCCTGACCGACGACCCGCAGGACCGCGGCGAGTACAACCAGGTCGGCATCCGCGACGTGACCGTACGCGGCGCGGGCATGTGGCACTCGCAGTTCCACACGGAGACACCGCCGCACGAGGCGGACGGCATCAACCACCCGCACGAGGGCAACTTCGGCTTCGACATCGACGCCAACACCCGGATCTCCGACATCGCCATCTTCGGCTCCGGCACCATCCGCGGCGGGGACGGCGGCGCCGAGGGCGGCGTGGGCCTCAACGGGCGCTTCGGCAAGGGCACGAAGATCTCCAACGTGTGGATCGAGCACGCCAACGTGGGCGTCTGGGCCGGCCGCGACCACAGCAACATCCCGGAGCTGTGGGGACCGGGCGACGGCCTGGAGTTCAGCGGCATGCGCATCCGCAACACGTACGCCGACGGCATCAACTTCACCAACGGCACCCGGAACTCCAGCGTGACGAACTCGTCGTTCCGCACCACCGGCGACGACGCGCTGGCCGTCTGGGCCAGCCGCTACGTGAAGGACCCGGCGACGGACATCGGGCACGACAACACCTTCCGCGACAACACCATCCAGCTGCCCTGGCGGGCCAACGGCATCGCGATCTACGGCGGTTACGGCAACAAGGCCGAGAACAACCTGATCGCCGACACCGCCAACTACCCCGGCATCATGCTGGCCACGGACCACGACCCGCTGCCGTTCTCCGGCGAGACCGTGCTCGCCGGGAACACGCTCCAGCGCTGCGGCGGCGCCTTCTGGGGCGAGGCGCAGGAGTTCGGCGCCATCACGCTGTTCGCGGCGAGCGGGGACATCCCCGGCGTCACGATCCGGGACACCGAGATCCACGACTCGACGTACGACGGCATCCAGTTCAAGTCGGGCGGCGGCGCCGTACCGGACGCGGCGATCAGCAACGTGGTGATCGACAAGTCCAACAACGGCGCCGGCATCCTCGCCCACGGCGGCGCGCGCGGCAGCGCGACGCTGACGGACGTGACGATCACCGACTCGGCGGAGGGCGACGTGGTGGTCGAGCCGGGCTCGCAGTTCGTGATCAACGGCGCCCCGTAG
- a CDS encoding YbhB/YbcL family Raf kinase inhibitor-like protein: MAGIDLKSSAFSDHAPVPRRYSWEGDNASPPLTWSGVPDGTAELVLLCEDPDAPSGTFVHWAVRGIDPRTDGVDAGEPPPGSTELVNGFGQRGWGGPLPPPGDEAHRYFFRLYALSGPSALPDAPSADDVHQAVEERQLASGTLVGLYQR; this comes from the coding sequence ATGGCTGGGATAGACCTCAAGAGTTCCGCGTTCAGCGACCACGCCCCCGTACCGCGCCGGTACTCGTGGGAGGGCGACAACGCCTCGCCGCCGCTGACCTGGTCGGGCGTGCCGGACGGTACGGCCGAGCTGGTGCTGCTGTGCGAGGACCCCGACGCCCCGTCGGGCACCTTCGTCCACTGGGCGGTACGCGGCATCGACCCGCGCACGGACGGCGTGGACGCGGGCGAGCCGCCGCCGGGCAGTACGGAGCTGGTCAACGGCTTCGGGCAGCGCGGCTGGGGCGGCCCCCTCCCGCCGCCCGGCGACGAGGCGCACCGCTACTTCTTCCGCCTCTACGCGCTCTCCGGGCCGAGCGCCCTCCCGGACGCGCCTTCGGCGGACGACGTGCACCAGGCGGTGGAGGAACGGCAGCTCGCCAGCGGCACGCTGGTGGGCCTGTACCAGCGCTGA